A genomic region of Candidatus Zymogenaceae bacterium contains the following coding sequences:
- a CDS encoding sigma 54-interacting transcriptional regulator, with product MDDTTYSILLIEDNRLQVDIICRILQEAPGRHLNLHVAESLQEGLNLISHEPISAVLLDLNLPDSEGVETLLAVMEASPELPVVVLTSMDDEETAVEAVKHGAQDYLYKGKTDRDLLIRSIRYAIERKQAHERVKASEQKYRMLVENINDIVFNLDRENRFSYVSPIVETLLGIAPEELVGKPFVDLVEPEERHTVQAALDEAPIGFPDTLRFQVHTRNGPIKYMRASGRPMSTPKNETAGFTGILVDITERVQTLNALNRAKEELEERVAERTVDLAREREQLLSIFSSINEIIYVSDPNTYEILYVNPAAEAQFGASLIGDICYERLMGHTDPCEFCTNDVILKHRYETYQWELHNPVLNRDFMISDRIIQWPDGRDVRFSLDIDITDRIEAVRRIAESERKWREVFENSRDVILISAANGRVVDINPAGLELFGLEEHEAIETVVNDFFEHPKDSLRFQRKMEQDGFVNGFEVTLKRRDGTTLDALITATVMTDPNGDVVGYQGIIKDYTKRKRFVDITLDSVADGVFVIDTEHIVTFCNAAAQKLFGKPRHDIIGASIDHILPALDERFYRILTNALKSGREVGNQELIITLRDGKKLPISLGISPLRDEETGALWAVVTLRDIQTISELKKEISGRYTFEDIVSKNREIREIFDIMPHLAETDTTVLIEGKSGTGKELFARAIHNLSRRREGPFVAVNCAALPENLLESEMFGHVKGAFTDAIRDKPGRFTRAQGGTILLDEIAELPLTLQGKLLRVLQEREYEPLGSVTPMRADVRIIASTNKDLVHEVENGHFREDLFYRLNVVNIVIPPLKDRREDIPLLVEHFIDKISRKLGADHLNVSEDFMNFLMNYDFPGNVRELENIIEHAYVLCRGPSITIDYLPRELKSRVIGTIGDGRSLREEQEDAERRHIEQTLIQFGGNKTRAAKALNMNRSTLWRKMKRYQMLEDGQ from the coding sequence ATGGACGACACAACATATTCCATCCTGCTCATCGAGGACAATAGACTGCAGGTCGATATCATCTGTCGGATCCTCCAGGAAGCTCCCGGCCGTCACTTGAACCTCCACGTCGCCGAAAGCCTCCAGGAGGGACTGAACCTGATTTCTCACGAGCCGATCAGTGCCGTGCTGTTGGATTTGAACCTCCCTGACAGCGAGGGCGTTGAAACCCTCCTGGCGGTCATGGAGGCTTCACCGGAGCTCCCGGTGGTCGTTTTAACCTCCATGGACGATGAAGAAACGGCGGTCGAGGCGGTAAAACACGGAGCCCAGGACTATCTATACAAAGGGAAAACCGATCGGGACCTGTTGATCCGCTCCATACGATACGCCATAGAACGAAAACAGGCTCATGAGCGAGTCAAAGCCAGCGAACAGAAATACCGAATGCTGGTGGAGAACATCAATGATATTGTTTTCAACCTGGACAGGGAAAATCGCTTTTCCTATGTCAGCCCGATCGTCGAAACACTCCTCGGCATCGCCCCGGAGGAACTCGTTGGGAAGCCGTTCGTGGACCTCGTGGAGCCCGAAGAACGACATACCGTACAGGCCGCTCTCGACGAGGCACCCATCGGATTTCCCGATACCCTGAGGTTTCAGGTTCACACGCGAAACGGTCCGATAAAATACATGCGTGCATCGGGACGGCCCATGAGCACCCCGAAAAACGAAACTGCGGGCTTCACCGGTATACTGGTGGATATCACGGAAAGGGTTCAGACACTGAATGCGCTCAACCGGGCAAAGGAGGAGTTGGAGGAGCGGGTGGCGGAGCGGACGGTGGACCTGGCCCGGGAGCGGGAGCAGCTCCTCTCCATTTTTTCCAGCATCAATGAAATCATCTATGTGTCCGACCCGAACACATACGAAATTCTCTATGTCAATCCCGCCGCGGAGGCCCAATTCGGAGCCTCCCTGATCGGGGATATCTGTTATGAACGACTGATGGGACACACCGATCCGTGTGAATTCTGCACCAACGACGTCATCCTGAAACACCGATATGAGACGTATCAATGGGAGTTACACAATCCGGTGCTGAACCGGGATTTCATGATATCCGACCGCATCATACAGTGGCCCGACGGCAGGGACGTCCGCTTCTCGCTTGACATTGATATCACCGATCGCATCGAGGCGGTGCGACGCATAGCGGAATCGGAACGAAAATGGCGGGAGGTTTTCGAGAACTCCCGGGATGTCATCCTTATCTCGGCGGCAAACGGCCGCGTGGTCGACATCAATCCGGCGGGTCTGGAGCTCTTCGGCCTCGAAGAACACGAGGCGATTGAAACCGTCGTGAACGATTTCTTTGAACATCCCAAAGACAGCCTCCGATTTCAGCGGAAGATGGAGCAGGACGGATTCGTCAACGGTTTCGAGGTCACGCTGAAAAGGAGGGACGGCACCACACTGGACGCCCTGATAACGGCCACCGTCATGACCGATCCAAACGGTGATGTGGTCGGCTATCAGGGAATCATCAAGGACTACACAAAGAGAAAGCGCTTTGTGGATATTACTCTGGACAGCGTGGCGGACGGGGTATTTGTTATAGATACGGAACACATTGTCACGTTCTGCAACGCCGCCGCTCAAAAGCTCTTCGGCAAACCGCGGCACGACATCATCGGCGCCTCGATCGACCACATACTGCCCGCCCTGGACGAGAGGTTCTACCGCATTCTCACAAACGCCCTGAAATCGGGAAGAGAGGTGGGAAACCAGGAGTTGATCATCACGCTGCGAGACGGAAAGAAACTTCCGATTTCCCTCGGGATATCCCCGCTGCGCGACGAGGAAACAGGGGCGCTGTGGGCGGTGGTAACCCTCAGAGACATTCAAACCATCAGCGAACTGAAAAAGGAAATCTCCGGCCGATACACGTTCGAAGACATCGTCAGCAAAAACCGGGAAATCAGGGAGATTTTCGATATCATGCCCCACCTGGCAGAAACCGACACCACGGTGCTCATCGAGGGCAAAAGCGGCACCGGCAAGGAACTCTTCGCCCGGGCAATCCACAATCTCTCCCGCCGCAGGGAGGGGCCGTTTGTGGCGGTCAATTGCGCGGCACTGCCGGAAAACCTGCTGGAATCAGAGATGTTCGGACACGTCAAGGGCGCCTTTACCGACGCGATACGGGACAAACCGGGCCGCTTCACCCGAGCCCAGGGAGGAACGATCCTCCTGGATGAGATTGCGGAGCTTCCCCTGACGCTTCAGGGGAAACTGCTTCGGGTGCTCCAGGAGCGGGAATACGAACCGCTGGGATCCGTCACTCCGATGCGGGCGGATGTGCGTATTATTGCGTCCACAAACAAGGACCTCGTTCATGAGGTGGAAAACGGGCATTTTCGGGAAGACCTCTTCTATCGACTCAACGTCGTCAATATCGTTATTCCACCGCTCAAGGACCGCCGCGAGGACATTCCCCTCCTCGTGGAACACTTCATCGATAAGATTTCCCGAAAGCTCGGCGCGGACCATCTGAACGTGTCGGAAGATTTCATGAACTTCCTGATGAACTATGATTTCCCGGGCAACGTCCGGGAGTTGGAAAATATCATAGAACACGCCTACGTGCTGTGCCGCGGCCCGTCCATCACGATCGATTACCTGCCCCGGGAGCTGAAAAGCAGGGTGATCGGAACCATCGGCGACGGCCGGTCCCTGCGGGAGGAGCAGGAAGATGCGGAGAGAAGGCATATCGAGCAGACACTGATTCAATTCGGCGGCAACAAGACACGAGCCGCCAAGGCATTGAACATGAACCGATCAACCCTGTGGCGAAAGATGAAGCGCTATCAGATGCTTGAAGACGGTCAATAA
- a CDS encoding formylglycine-generating enzyme family protein: MRKLSLVILSFCIIAFCAVPIFAQDVSDMVFIPGGAFVMGNMAGSTDERPPHEVSVDGFFIDRFEVTNSDFAAFLNEKGNRETEGIPWILTESESCRIKEVGGGFEVEPGYEDHPVVMVNFSGAEAFARWAGKRLPTEAEWERAARGGLTDSPHPWGDDLDTTRANYDRKRNGTTPVGIYPPNGYGLFDMAGNVSELVGDWYDASYYRNAPSKNPSGPMEGTTHTLRGGDWASGPDSLTVYGRSEGPPSYRSLPTVGFRCARDAR; this comes from the coding sequence ATGAGAAAACTATCCCTTGTTATTCTATCGTTTTGTATCATAGCATTCTGCGCCGTACCGATCTTCGCTCAGGACGTATCGGACATGGTATTCATCCCCGGCGGCGCCTTCGTCATGGGAAACATGGCCGGAAGCACCGACGAGCGACCGCCACATGAGGTGAGCGTCGATGGCTTTTTCATCGACAGGTTCGAAGTCACAAACAGCGATTTCGCCGCCTTCCTGAATGAAAAGGGCAATCGGGAAACCGAGGGCATTCCGTGGATACTCACCGAAAGCGAATCATGCCGTATAAAAGAAGTAGGCGGCGGTTTTGAGGTGGAGCCGGGGTATGAAGATCACCCGGTCGTCATGGTCAATTTCTCCGGGGCCGAAGCCTTCGCCCGCTGGGCGGGAAAGAGACTCCCCACCGAGGCCGAGTGGGAGCGGGCGGCCAGGGGCGGCCTTACGGACAGCCCGCACCCCTGGGGAGACGACCTGGACACGACCCGGGCGAACTACGACAGAAAGCGAAACGGCACGACGCCGGTGGGTATCTATCCCCCAAATGGGTATGGTCTTTTCGATATGGCCGGCAACGTGTCGGAGCTGGTCGGCGACTGGTACGATGCATCCTACTACCGAAACGCCCCGTCGAAGAATCCCTCGGGACCGATGGAAGGCACCACCCATACACTCCGCGGCGGCGACTGGGCCAGCGGACCGGACTCCCTGACGGTCTATGGACGAAGCGAGGGGCCGCCTTCCTATCGATCGCTTCCGACCGTCGGCTTTCGTTGCGCACGAGACGCCCGCTGA
- a CDS encoding zinc-ribbon domain-containing protein, translated as MKVTCPHCGISGSVDEERLRASSGRLRCPGCRENFTVPLSQTGAGPAAGVYAEEDVIVTDDIHAAHADAIEAAMNQSIYDVMLDDSPDEIDELLADPDVKDFLDLPTDLGHIDEALDEFGVPERPRDEESAAGTSDEFDETTHGGEPVLDGAPDDMETAPDALDEDEPLILEEVVEYDGGETDAHVIKPRRKLFPISSLSAAVRNLPRLSPPRAVLSSVLLVLILATAGILVVTRFYLPFKAEKAFIEDSFAMFEEYRRLQIFLDVGVSDSYYIASVAEGAYLLTLYREEYGTERTHHPLYAAVTATGDLFLATVSFIDRMLQPDIYAGSEWGTDLPYASRETYTTSLLEEMSRCFFQIDENMAFLHKYRDTLDRVTFVSFFLDQRTLLDHSTEAARLASIHEDFISTPSVFPFFTEIIDTIEKDLAGLR; from the coding sequence ATGAAAGTCACCTGTCCGCACTGCGGCATCTCGGGTAGTGTCGATGAAGAGAGGCTCAGGGCGTCATCCGGCAGGCTGCGCTGCCCCGGCTGCAGGGAGAACTTCACGGTTCCTCTCTCTCAAACGGGCGCAGGTCCGGCGGCCGGCGTTTACGCGGAAGAGGACGTCATTGTCACAGATGATATCCACGCCGCCCACGCCGACGCCATAGAAGCGGCCATGAATCAATCCATCTATGACGTCATGTTGGATGACAGCCCGGACGAGATAGACGAGCTTCTGGCCGATCCGGACGTGAAGGACTTTCTTGATTTACCCACCGACCTCGGACACATCGATGAGGCCCTCGATGAATTCGGCGTTCCCGAACGACCCCGGGATGAGGAGTCCGCCGCGGGCACCTCGGATGAATTCGACGAAACAACACACGGCGGAGAACCGGTCCTCGACGGTGCGCCCGACGACATGGAGACGGCCCCCGACGCCCTCGACGAGGATGAGCCGCTCATCCTGGAGGAAGTGGTTGAATACGACGGGGGGGAGACGGACGCACACGTCATCAAACCGAGGCGAAAGCTCTTCCCCATATCGTCGCTGTCCGCCGCCGTCCGGAATCTCCCGCGGCTCTCTCCCCCCAGGGCCGTGTTGTCTTCGGTTCTGCTTGTACTCATCCTGGCGACGGCAGGCATCCTCGTCGTCACCCGTTTTTACCTCCCCTTCAAGGCGGAAAAGGCGTTTATCGAGGATTCCTTCGCAATGTTCGAGGAATACCGGCGACTGCAGATCTTCCTGGACGTGGGGGTGTCCGATTCGTATTACATCGCCTCCGTCGCCGAAGGCGCCTATCTTTTGACCCTGTACCGGGAGGAGTACGGCACAGAAAGGACTCACCATCCCCTGTACGCCGCCGTAACCGCCACCGGCGATCTCTTCCTGGCTACGGTATCGTTTATCGACCGAATGCTACAGCCCGATATCTATGCGGGAAGCGAGTGGGGGACGGACCTTCCCTACGCCTCCCGGGAGACATATACGACATCATTGTTGGAGGAGATGTCCCGCTGCTTCTTTCAAATCGATGAGAATATGGCATTCCTCCACAAGTATCGCGATACCCTCGACCGGGTGACGTTTGTATCGTTTTTCCTCGATCAACGAACACTCCTTGATCATTCCACCGAGGCGGCGCGACTTGCATCCATCCACGAGGATTTCATCTCGACGCCCTCCGTGTTTCCCTTTTTTACAGAAATCATTGACACCATCGAAAAAGACCTCGCGGGCCTCCGGTAA